In the Malaya genurostris strain Urasoe2022 chromosome 1, Malgen_1.1, whole genome shotgun sequence genome, one interval contains:
- the LOC131426595 gene encoding coiled-coil-helix-coiled-coil-helix domain-containing protein 2 — protein MPRRGRSASPPPAQRRSAPVAAAPPRPAPSQPMVQHAPPAAVGAPMAAPSQGPGLMAQMAATAGGVAIGSAVGHTVGHALTGMFSGSDSKEAAPVGQAPPAQQYAPAPTGEANNSGPCAWEIKQFLSCAQGQADLTLCEGFNEALRQCKMQNHM, from the exons ATGCCACGACGAGGAAGGTCAGCATCCCCGCCGCCGGCACAGCGCAG GTCCGCACCGGTTGCAGCCGCTCCGCCCCGTCCGGCACCAAGTCAACCGATGGTACAGCATGCCCCTCCTGCGGCAGTCGGTGCACCGATGGCCGCTCCCAGTCAAGGTCCAGGATTGATGGCTCAGATGGCAGCAACGGCCGGTGGTGTAGCAATCGGTTCCGCCGTTGGTCATACCGTTGGACATGCGCTTACCGGAATGTTCAGCGGTTCCGATTCGAAGGAAGCCGCTCCAGTCGGACAGGCACCGCCGGCTCAGCAATACGCTCCGGCTCCCACCGGTGAGGCTAACAACTCCGGTCCGTGTGCTTGGGAGATTAAGCAGTTCCTTTCCTGTGCTCAAGGGCAAGCCGATTTGACCCTATGCGAAGGATTCAACGAGGCGCTGAGACAGTGCAAGATGCAGAATCATATGTAA
- the LOC131426594 gene encoding zinc finger protein 271-like → MSITCCIKTCPGNENLFAFPTDVKFRKRWQEVVRIANGFGNDWQASGKELICELHFVDANESEYQEPSIFINGRGKKVLLASCRLCHRFGLESQMFSLKGQFAGMSFDTVILNTLGIAIDPNDFLQLICRPCLVKLDMVRALRNQFLLKESHYRCLEQVKKQMNQTTEEIVEEFILGDADEYKVHNEIDEFEEKPQIKWEVDETESEKEEPLPPLPKKEYDSIRSKAKKKPKQERISTINARTCYICSIKVRFDDSDGLISHLAKDHAGQVEYSCEQCSDRKFPWVLMYNRHLGLHDASERPFQCGHCTLRYCSKNTVLKHEYDAHGVGVKPPKPKPDRRNVNFRQQCEQCGKIFNTAKEAKYHQLSKHERGYGAKCHICQKTFERQKYLMEHVLIHTGELPYQCNICEQHFRTAGDRNKHIQGVHEGKKPYKCNKCQLSFKLKNEATQHRNIVHRTQCWRKRRYHCRLCADETSNAVELQDHIGMYHSNDDYPYAVCNICSQNFLTDAERRVHHRHEHDGTYQKDFSCDQCETTFPKKTSLQVHMVRRHGAEKKHCCELCGKRYILRGSVSKHKKLTHRDPTDPTKYRFECDFCDETFAMKSDMVDHWRKTHT, encoded by the exons ATGAGTATTACGTGTTGCATCAAAACATGTCCTGGCAACGAAAATTTGTTCGCGTTTCCAACAGACGTAAAATTCCGAAAACGCTGGCAGGAAGTTGTGAGGATCGCTAATGGATTTGGTAACGATTGGCAGGCATCGGGTAAAGAACTAATTTGCGAGTTACATTTCGTCGATGCAAATGAATCGGAATATCAGGAACCGTCAATATTTATCAATGG CCGAGGCAAGAAAGTTTTGCTTGCTAGCTGCCGGCTGTGTCATCGGTTTGGGCTAGAATCGCAAATGTTTTCTCTGAAGGGACAGTTTGCGGGAATGAGCTTCGATACCGTGATTCTTAACACACTGGGAATCGCTATCGATCCGAATGATTTTCTACAGTTAATTTGTCGGCCATGTCTTGTTAAACTGGATATGGTTCGAGCGCTAAGGAATCAGTTTCTACTGAAAGAATCCCACTATCGATGTCTAGAGCAGGTAAAGAAACAGATGAACCAAACAACCGAAGAGATTGTTGAAGAGTTTATCCTTGGCGATGCCGACGAATATAAAGTTCACAACGAGATCGATGAGTTTGAGGAAAAACCGCAAATCAAGTGGGAAGTGGATGAAACAGAAAGCGAAAAAGAAGAACCATTGCCACCTTTACCCAAGAAGGAATATGACAGCATACGGAGCAAAGCAAAGAAAAAACCTAAACAAGAGCGAATATCGACAATTAATGCCAGAACTTGCTACATTTGTTCCATAAAGGTACGGTTCGATGACTCGGATGGGCTGATCTCTCATCTAGCGAAGGATCACGCTGGACAGGTAGAATATTCCTGTGAGCAATGCAGCGACCGTAAGTTCCCTTGGGTTCTAATGTACAACCGGCATCTTGGTTTgcacgatgcttcggagcgtcCTTTCCAGTGTGGCCACTGCACTCTACGGTATTGCTCGAAAAATACTGTTCTGAAACATGAATACGATGCGCACGGCGTTGGTGTAAAGCCACCGAAACCGAAACCAGATAGGCGTAATGTAAACTTTAGGCAACAGTGCGAGCAGTGCGGAAAAATATTCAATACGGCCAAAGAAGCCAAATACCATCAGCTTTCGAAACACGAACGAGGATATGGAGCAAAGTGTCACATATGCCAGAAAACGTTCGAGAGGCAAAAATACCTTATGGAGCATGTCTTGATTCACACTGGCGAGCTGCCTTATCAATGTAACATTTGCGAGCAGCATTTCCGCACTGCCGGGGATCGTAATAAGCACATTCAGGGAGTTCATGAAGGTAAAAAACCTTACAAGTGTAACAAGTGTCAACTttcgttcaaattaaaaaatgagGCCACTCAGCACCGAAATATAGTTCACCGGACGCAATGCTGGCGTAAGCGTAGGTATCACTGTCGTCTCTGTGCAGACGAAACGTCCAACGCGGTTGAGCTGCAAGATCACATTGGCATGTATCACTCGAACGATGATTACCCGTACGCGGTGTGCAACATATGTTCGCAAAACTTCCTTACCGACGCCGAGCGGAGGGTTCACCACCGTCACGAGCATGATGGAACGTATCAGAAGGATTTCAGTTGTGACCAATGCGAGACCACGTTCCCGAAGAAAACGTCCTTGCAGGTGCACATGGTGCGTCGTCATGGGGCGGAGAAAAAACATTGCTGTGAATTATGCGGCAAACGGTACATCCTGCGAGGCAGTGTTTCGAAGCACAAAAAGTTGACCCACCGAGACCCAACGGATCCGACGAAATATCGGTTCGAGTGTGATTTCTGTGACGAGACGTTCGCGATGAAAAGTGACATGGTCGATCATTGGAGGAAAACTCACACTTAA
- the LOC131426596 gene encoding gastrula zinc finger protein XlCGF57.1-like isoform X2, with amino-acid sequence MEFRLARDGILKEEVPENSPVTFFSSCNLTNDSQIKLVYQISEEEFTQKSDLHKDVLEALKKHMMVHTEDKKFKCNVCGKGFQYIQQLKDHTNIHTGKRPYKCIVCRKEFAMKGYLAKHMSIHQSEGKYKCEVCGKDYHDGANLARHKRIHTNEKFKCTICEKGYTTKYYLSTHMKMHVDDYKYKCDVCGKGFICKSLLKDHENIHTGERPYKCTVCGKDFQYKIKLSLHMQRHESERPYKCTVCGKGFVVMADLTKHIRIHTKDYMYECDVCGKGFLTRLLLKDHEHSHTGERPYECTVCGKDFQGKLNLIQHMRLHTSERSYKCAICGKDFVSQSFLHRHMSVHEYGYKYKCDVCGKQYVTRKLLKDHERCHTGERPYKCTVCGKVFATEYYLYRHSYIHESDYRYKCEVCGKGMDHSSSFSEHKRLHADEKYKCTICGKDFTTKNYLSRHMSIHEYDYKHKCDVCGKGFVTSNLLKDHENSHTGERPYKCTVCGKDFTTKSYLSRHKFIHESDYKYKCEVCGKGMNHSSGFSKHKRLHTDEKYSCTICRKDFSTKKYLNEHMLSHTVSV; translated from the exons ATGGAATTTCGCCTTGCACGAGATGGGATACTAAAGGAGGAAGTACCAGAAAACAGTCCTGTAACTTTTTTCTCATCTTGCAATCTAACAAACGATTCCCAAATAAAACTTGTATATCAGATTAGTGAGGAGGAATTCACACAGAAAAGTGATCTTCATAAAGACGTCTTA GAAGCTCTGAAGAAGCATATGATGGTTCATACTGAAGACAAAAAATTCAAGTGTAATGTATGTGGCAAAGGATTCCAGTATATTCAGCAGTTAAAGGACCACACAAATATTCACACTGGTAAGCGTCCGTACAAATGCATTGTATGCAGAAAAGAATTTGCCATGAAGGGTTACCTAGCTAAACACATGTCTATTCACCAAAGTGAGGGCAAATATAAGTGCGAGGTGTGTGGCAAAGACTATCATGATGGTGCTAACCTCGCGAGACATAAACGCATTCATACAAACGAGAAGTTTAAATGTACCATATGCGAGAAAGGTTATACCACTAAGTACTATCTCAGCACACACATGAAAATGCATGTAGATGATTACAAATATAAGTGCGATGTGTGCGGCAAAGGATTCatctgcaaatcactactgaaagATCACGAAAATATTCACACAGGTGAACGGCCTTACAAATGCACTGTATGCGGAAAAGACtttcaatataaaataaaactttCTTTACACATGCAACGCCACGAAAGCGAGCGACCGTACAAATGCACCGTGTGTGGAAAAGGTTTCGTCGTTATGGCTGACCTAACTAAACACATACGTATTCATACGAAAGATTATATGTATGAGTGTGATGTGTGTGGCAAAGGATTCCTAACCAGATTACTCTTGAAAGACCATGAACACAGCCATACAGGAGAGCGACCATACGAATGTACCGTGTGTGGAAAAGATTTTCAAGGTAAACTAAACCTTATTCAACATATGCGCCTTCACACAAGCGAGCGATCTTACAAATGCGCCATATGTGGAAAAGATTTTGTCTCTCAGTCTTTCCTACACAGGCATATGTCGGTTCATGAATATGGCTACAAATATAAATGCGATGTATGTGGCAAACAATACGTGACCAGAAAACTCCTGAAGGATCATGAACGCTGTCATACAGGAGAGCGACCGTACAAATGTACAGTATGTGGAAAAGTTTTCGCGACTGAGTATTATTTATATAGGCACAGTTACATTCACGAAAGTGATTATAGGTATAAGTGTGAAGTGTGTGGTAAAGGCATGGATCATAGTTCAAGCTTTTCGGAACACAAACGCCTTCATGCGGACGAGAAGTATAAATGCACCATATGCGGAAAAGATTTTACTACTAAAAATTACCTATCCAGACATATGTCTATTCATGAATATGACTACAAACATAAGTGTGATGTATGTGGCAAAGGTTTTGTGACCAGCAATCTCTTGAAAGACCATGAAAACAGCCATACAGGAGAGCGACCGTACAAATGCACTGTATGTGGAAAAGATTTCACAACTAAGTCTTACCTATCCAGACATAAGTTTATTCACGAAAGTGATTACAAATACAAGTGTGAAGTGTGTGGTAAAGGCATGAATCATAGTTCAGGCTTCTCGAAACATAAACGCCTTCATACGGACGAGAAATATAGCTGCACCATATGCAGGAAAGATTTTTCCACTAAGAAATACCTAAATGAGCACATGCTTAGCCACACTGTATCAGTGTGA
- the LOC131426598 gene encoding uncharacterized protein K02A2.6-like: MSIYNFDIQYRPSSRMGNADFCSRFPLKEEVPKYLDEELIRNINFGREFPIDSKKIAEVTRTDEFLMEIIKFIKTGWPKRVDKRFVDVCSNQHELEIIDDCLLYQDRVVIPQVMQSGILKLLHANHAGVVKMKLLARRSVYWFGINKDIENFAKQCDICSSMTVAPKQKIESKWTPTTRPFSRLHIDFFYFEHRTFLLVVDSFSKWIEVEYMKSGTDSGKVLRKLVAIFARFGLPDVLVSDGGPPFNSYGFVNFLEKQGIKVFKSPPYNPSSNGQAERLVRTVKDVLKKFLMEPETKELNWEDQLNLFLFNYRNSCLTNGGDFPSERIFNYTPMKLIDLLNPKRHYKKQLLLPHPPGDEKSSKPPIDNNADPYDNLMEGDVVWYKNHNPHDHRKWLKANFLKRFSKNTFQILIGNVPVMAHRIQMRISHTSEGRNPMISWVPCEDKRSGRKSLSNEEDFRGFPEHEQERKGEKRKFNFGPADLSDSELRRSKRLRRANFDTDFVYK; encoded by the coding sequence ATGTCAATCTACAATTTCGATATCCAATACAGACCATCATCCAGAATGGGAAATGCGGATTTTTGCTCGCGTTTCCcattgaaggaagaagttcctAAATATCTAGACGAAGAACTCATTAGAAACATTAATTTCGGAAGGGAGTTTCCCATAGATTCAAAAAAGATAGCCGAGGTAACTAGAACTGACGAATTCCTAAtggaaattataaaattcataaaaaCTGGATGGCCCAAAAGAGTTGACAAACGTTTTGTTGACGTATGTTCTAACCAACATGAGTTAGAAATAATAGATGACTGTCTATTATATCAAGACAGGGTTGTGATTCCGCAAGTTATGCAAAGCGGGATCCTCAAGCTGTTACATGCCAACCATGCGGGGGTTGTAAAGATGAAGTTATTGGCCAGGCGATCCGTGTATTGGTTTGGAATAAATAAGGATATTGAAAACTTCGCTAAGCAGTGTGATATTTGTAGTAGTATGACTGTGGcaccaaaacaaaaaatcgaatCTAAATGGACGCCAACAACAAGACCCTTTAGTAGATTACACATAgatttcttttattttgaacaTCGAACATTTTTGTTGGTAGTCGATAGCTTCTCCAAATGGATTGAGGTTGAGTACATGAAAAGTGGTACGGATTCTGGAAAAGTCCTAAGAAAATTGGTGGCTATTTTTGCCAGGTTCGGTTTACCGGATGTTTTGGTTTCGGACGGGGGCCCCCCATTCAATTCTTATGGTTTCGTAAATTTCTTAGAAAAGCAAGgtataaaagtttttaaaagCCCACCGTACAATCCGTCTAGTAATGGTCAAGCTGAGAGATTGGTTAGAACGGTAAAAgatgtattaaaaaaatttctaatggaACCAGAAACAAAGGAATTGAATTGGGAGGATCaactaaatttatttttgttcaattataGAAATAGTTGCTTGACAAATGGGGGGGATTTCCCATCGGAAAGAATTTTCAATTATACGCCGATGAAACTTATTGATCTGCTAAATCCAAAAAGACATTATAAAAAGCAGTTATTATTACCACACCCTcccggtgatgaaaagtcatCTAAACCCCCTATTGATAATAATGCTGATCCTTATGACAATCTGATGGAAGGTGATGTGGTGTGGTATAAAAACCATAACCCTCACGACCACAGAAAATGGTTAAaagcaaattttttaaaacgtttttctaaaaatacctTCCAGATTTTAATTGGAAACGTGCCAGTAATGGCACACCGTATCCAGATGCGGATTAGCCATACCTCCGAAGGAAGAAACCCGATGATATCCTGGGTGCCGTGTGAAGATAAAAGGAGTGGAAGGAAAAGTTTGAGTAATGAGGAGGACTTCAGGGGATTTCCTGAGCATGAACAGGAGAGAAAAGGAGAAAAGCGTAAATTTAACTTCGGGCCGGCGGATTTGTCGGATTCGGAATTAAGAAGATCGAAACGTTTGCGAAGAGCAAATTTCGATACTGATTTTGTTTATAAATGA
- the LOC131426596 gene encoding zinc finger protein 728-like isoform X1 has translation MEFRLARDGILKEEVPENSPVTFFSSCNLTNDSQIKLVYQISEEEFTQKSDLHKDVLVPKEGEVYSCEICRKQFSLQEALKKHMMVHTEDKKFKCNVCGKGFQYIQQLKDHTNIHTGKRPYKCIVCRKEFAMKGYLAKHMSIHQSEGKYKCEVCGKDYHDGANLARHKRIHTNEKFKCTICEKGYTTKYYLSTHMKMHVDDYKYKCDVCGKGFICKSLLKDHENIHTGERPYKCTVCGKDFQYKIKLSLHMQRHESERPYKCTVCGKGFVVMADLTKHIRIHTKDYMYECDVCGKGFLTRLLLKDHEHSHTGERPYECTVCGKDFQGKLNLIQHMRLHTSERSYKCAICGKDFVSQSFLHRHMSVHEYGYKYKCDVCGKQYVTRKLLKDHERCHTGERPYKCTVCGKVFATEYYLYRHSYIHESDYRYKCEVCGKGMDHSSSFSEHKRLHADEKYKCTICGKDFTTKNYLSRHMSIHEYDYKHKCDVCGKGFVTSNLLKDHENSHTGERPYKCTVCGKDFTTKSYLSRHKFIHESDYKYKCEVCGKGMNHSSGFSKHKRLHTDEKYSCTICRKDFSTKKYLNEHMLSHTVSV, from the coding sequence ATGGAATTTCGCCTTGCACGAGATGGGATACTAAAGGAGGAAGTACCAGAAAACAGTCCTGTAACTTTTTTCTCATCTTGCAATCTAACAAACGATTCCCAAATAAAACTTGTATATCAGATTAGTGAGGAGGAATTCACACAGAAAAGTGATCTTCATAAAGACGTCTTAGTACCTAAAGAGGGAGAGGTTTATAGTTGCGAAATTTGcagaaaacaattttcattgCAGGAAGCTCTGAAGAAGCATATGATGGTTCATACTGAAGACAAAAAATTCAAGTGTAATGTATGTGGCAAAGGATTCCAGTATATTCAGCAGTTAAAGGACCACACAAATATTCACACTGGTAAGCGTCCGTACAAATGCATTGTATGCAGAAAAGAATTTGCCATGAAGGGTTACCTAGCTAAACACATGTCTATTCACCAAAGTGAGGGCAAATATAAGTGCGAGGTGTGTGGCAAAGACTATCATGATGGTGCTAACCTCGCGAGACATAAACGCATTCATACAAACGAGAAGTTTAAATGTACCATATGCGAGAAAGGTTATACCACTAAGTACTATCTCAGCACACACATGAAAATGCATGTAGATGATTACAAATATAAGTGCGATGTGTGCGGCAAAGGATTCatctgcaaatcactactgaaagATCACGAAAATATTCACACAGGTGAACGGCCTTACAAATGCACTGTATGCGGAAAAGACtttcaatataaaataaaactttCTTTACACATGCAACGCCACGAAAGCGAGCGACCGTACAAATGCACCGTGTGTGGAAAAGGTTTCGTCGTTATGGCTGACCTAACTAAACACATACGTATTCATACGAAAGATTATATGTATGAGTGTGATGTGTGTGGCAAAGGATTCCTAACCAGATTACTCTTGAAAGACCATGAACACAGCCATACAGGAGAGCGACCATACGAATGTACCGTGTGTGGAAAAGATTTTCAAGGTAAACTAAACCTTATTCAACATATGCGCCTTCACACAAGCGAGCGATCTTACAAATGCGCCATATGTGGAAAAGATTTTGTCTCTCAGTCTTTCCTACACAGGCATATGTCGGTTCATGAATATGGCTACAAATATAAATGCGATGTATGTGGCAAACAATACGTGACCAGAAAACTCCTGAAGGATCATGAACGCTGTCATACAGGAGAGCGACCGTACAAATGTACAGTATGTGGAAAAGTTTTCGCGACTGAGTATTATTTATATAGGCACAGTTACATTCACGAAAGTGATTATAGGTATAAGTGTGAAGTGTGTGGTAAAGGCATGGATCATAGTTCAAGCTTTTCGGAACACAAACGCCTTCATGCGGACGAGAAGTATAAATGCACCATATGCGGAAAAGATTTTACTACTAAAAATTACCTATCCAGACATATGTCTATTCATGAATATGACTACAAACATAAGTGTGATGTATGTGGCAAAGGTTTTGTGACCAGCAATCTCTTGAAAGACCATGAAAACAGCCATACAGGAGAGCGACCGTACAAATGCACTGTATGTGGAAAAGATTTCACAACTAAGTCTTACCTATCCAGACATAAGTTTATTCACGAAAGTGATTACAAATACAAGTGTGAAGTGTGTGGTAAAGGCATGAATCATAGTTCAGGCTTCTCGAAACATAAACGCCTTCATACGGACGAGAAATATAGCTGCACCATATGCAGGAAAGATTTTTCCACTAAGAAATACCTAAATGAGCACATGCTTAGCCACACTGTATCAGTGTGA
- the LOC131426599 gene encoding zinc finger protein 728-like, whose product MEFCLERDGILKQEEPENSSATFSPSSAPTIDSQIKLEYQIYDEEFTQKSDLHKDGLLPEEEQVYSCEICEKQFSLKNALKKHMIVHTEDKPFQCNVCGKGFQYYQRLKDHTNIHIGKRPYNCTVCEKKFSSKRMLVQHMHIHTSQRSYKCIVCGKEFAIKGYLNKHMSIHEKEYTYTCEVCGKAFNDGTDLARHQRIHTNEKFKCTICEKEYSTKYYLSRHMKIHVDDYEHKCDVCGKGFICKSILKDHENIHTGERPYNCTVCGKDFHRKTKLAVHMQLHTSEQPHKCTVCGKDFAIMAYLSKHMLFHMGDNKHECDVCGKGFVTRALLKDHKRIHTGERPFKCTVCEKEFAIKGYLTKHMSIHQKEYKYKCEVCGKGFHDGTNLVRHKRNHTNERFKCTICEKDYTTKYELGRHMNIHVDDYEHKCDVCGKGFMTRLLLQDHENSHTGERPYKCTVCGKDFATKSAISKHRFIHESDYKYKCEVCGKGMNDSSSFVRHKRLHTDEMYKCNICGKDFQGKINLTVHMRHHASERPYKCDICGKDFVIQSFLSRHMSIHKYGYKYKCDVCGKGFMTGALFKDHENSHTGERPHKCNVCGKDFATKSYLVRHSFIHESGHRYKCEVCGKGMKDSSSFAKHKRLHTDKKYKCTICGKDFSTKNYLNEHMLSHTASV is encoded by the coding sequence ATGGAATTCTGCCTTGAACGAGATGGGATATTGAAACAGGAAGAACCAGAAAACAGTTCTGCAACCTTTTCTCCATCGTCCGCTCCAACAATTGATTCCCAAATAAAACTCGAATATCAGATTTATGATGAGGAATTCACACAGAAAAGCGATCTTCATAAAGACGGCTTACTACCTGAAGAGGAACAGGTTTATAGTTGCGAAATTTGCGAGAAACAATTTTCATTGAAGAATGCCCTGAAGAAGCATATGATCGTTCATACTGAAGACAAACCATTTCAGTGTAATGTGTGTGGCAAAGGATTTCAGTATTATCAGCGATTAAAGGACCACACAAATATTCACATTGGAAAGCGTCCATACAATTGCACtgtatgtgaaaaaaaattctcgtccaAAAGGATGCTTGTTCAACACATGCACATTCACACAAGCCAGCGTTCGTACAAATGCATTGTATGCGGAAAAGAATTTGCCATTAAGGGTTACTTGAATAAACATATGTCTATTCACGAAAAAGAGTACACATATACGTGCGAAGTGTGTGGCAAAGCCTTTAATGATGGTACTGACCTCGCGAGACACCAACGCATTCATACGAACGAGAAGTTTAAATGCACCATTTGCGAGAAAGAGTATTCGACAAAGTATTATCTCAGCAGACACATGAAAATACATGTAGATGATTACGAGCATAAGTGTGATGTGTGCGGCAAAGGATTCATTTGCAAATCAATTTTGAAAGACCACGAAAATATTCACACAGGTGAACGGCCTTACAATTGCACTGTCTGTGGAAAAGACTTTCATCGTAAAACAAAACTCGCAGTGCACATGCAACTTCACACAAGCGAGCAACCGCACAAATGCACCGTATGTGGGAAAGATTTTGCCATTATGGCGTACCTATCAAAACACATGCTTTTTCACATGGGTGATAATAAGCATGAGTGTGACGTGTGTGGCAAAGGATTTGTGACCAGAGCACTCTTGAAAGATCATAAACGCATTCATACAGGAGAGCGACCGTTCAAATGCACCGTATGTGAAAAAGAATTTGCCATTAAGGGTTACCTAACTAAACACATGTCTATTCACCAAAAGGAGTACAAATATAAGTGCGAAGTGTGTGGCAAAGGCTTTCATGATGGTACCAACCTCGTAAGACACAAACGCAATCATACGAACGAGAGGTTCAAATGCACCATATGCGAGAAAGATTATACCACTAAGTATGAACTCGGGAGACACATGAATATTCATGTAGATGATTACGAGCATAAGTGTGACGTATGCGGCAAAGGATTCATGACCAGATTACTCTTGCAAGACCATGAAAACAGCCATACAGGAGAGCGGCCGTACAAATGCACTGTATGTGGAAAAGATTTTGCGACTAAGTCTGCCATATCCAAACACAGGTTTATTCACGAAAGTGATTACAAGTACAAGTGTGAAGTATGTGGTAAAGGCATGAATGATAGTTCAAGCTTTGTGAGACACAAACGCCTTCATACGGATGAGATGTATAAATGCAACATATGCGGAAAAGATTTTCAAGGTAAAATAAATCTTACCGTACACATGCGTCATCACGCAAGCGAACGACCTTACAAATGCGACATATGTGGGAAAGATTTTGTCATTCAGTCTTTCCTATCCAGACATATGTCTATTCATAAATATGGTTACAAATATAAGTGTGATGTATGCGGCAAAGGATTCATGACCGGGGCACTCTTTAAAGACCATGAAAACAGCCATACAGGAGAGCGACCGCACAAATGCAATGTATGTGGAAAAGATTTCGCAACTAAGTCTTACCTAGTCAGACACAGCTTTATTCACGAAAGTGGTCACAGGTACAAGTGTGAAGTGTGTGGGAAAGGCATGAAAGATAGTTCCAGCTTCGCGAAACACAAACGCCTTCACACGGACAAGAAGTATAAATGCACCATATGCGGGAAAGATTTTTCCACGAAGAATTATCTAAATGAGCACATGCTTAGCCACACGGCATCAGTGTGA